The following are encoded together in the Pseudoalteromonas piscicida genome:
- a CDS encoding efflux RND transporter periplasmic adaptor subunit, which translates to MYPASIRSRVKHLSFLMLTLGTLSACSEAPQQGGHAMPPAQVSVQQVTTQSVPFDIELPATLAGDKEVEIRSRVSGIIESRNFEEGQFVKAGHSLFTIELKPFELAVDKAQAALQAAKANVDQTKRESERLERLKNERSVSKRDFDNSVSAYDIAVANLESAKVALSEAKLDLEYAKVEAPVSGIVGRELMSEGSYVSGPSVLLTELTDISTIRARFGFSEREQLTMRQDVENGSLSLPAHNEFDTTIILQDGSLYGQVGKVNFSDVRVNRFTGTSELQARIPNENGELRPGQFVRVKLSGAVRNNAIVVPQRAVLDNGTGKFVYIATENEQGATVALPAPVKVGEWVKLNNENMWVIREGLKEGQPVIVEGMARIFFPGMPVSVSEQGE; encoded by the coding sequence ATGTATCCAGCATCAATACGCAGTCGTGTTAAACACCTATCTTTTTTAATGCTCACGCTAGGCACTTTGTCAGCGTGTTCAGAAGCACCACAGCAAGGCGGCCATGCAATGCCACCTGCACAAGTGAGTGTGCAACAAGTAACTACTCAATCAGTGCCATTCGATATCGAACTTCCGGCAACGCTCGCGGGTGATAAAGAAGTAGAAATTCGCTCTCGAGTTTCTGGGATTATCGAATCTCGCAACTTTGAGGAAGGTCAGTTTGTGAAAGCTGGTCATTCACTATTTACTATCGAGCTTAAGCCTTTTGAATTAGCGGTAGATAAAGCACAAGCAGCACTTCAAGCAGCAAAAGCAAACGTTGATCAAACTAAGCGCGAAAGTGAGCGGCTTGAGCGCTTGAAAAACGAGCGTTCAGTATCAAAACGCGACTTTGATAATTCAGTATCTGCCTACGACATTGCGGTTGCGAATTTAGAATCTGCGAAAGTAGCATTGAGTGAAGCCAAGCTGGACCTGGAATATGCCAAAGTTGAAGCGCCGGTTTCAGGCATTGTGGGGCGTGAGTTGATGTCTGAAGGCAGTTATGTTTCAGGTCCCAGTGTGCTTTTAACTGAGCTTACCGACATCAGCACTATTCGTGCTCGATTTGGCTTTTCAGAGCGTGAGCAACTAACAATGCGCCAAGATGTAGAAAACGGCTCATTGTCATTACCAGCTCATAATGAATTTGATACCACGATTATTCTGCAAGACGGTTCACTATATGGACAAGTCGGTAAAGTAAACTTTAGCGACGTTCGTGTAAACCGCTTCACAGGTACTAGTGAATTACAAGCACGTATTCCTAACGAAAACGGCGAGCTAAGACCTGGTCAGTTTGTCCGAGTTAAGCTCTCTGGTGCAGTACGTAATAACGCCATTGTAGTTCCGCAAAGAGCGGTACTAGACAACGGTACAGGTAAATTTGTGTACATTGCCACCGAAAATGAACAAGGTGCAACCGTTGCCCTACCCGCACCGGTCAAAGTTGGTGAATGGGTCAAGCTTAATAATGAGAATATGTGGGTTATTCGCGAAGGCTTAAAAGAAGGACAACCTGTCATTGTTGAAGGAATGGCGAGGATCTTCTTCCCAGGAATGCCGGTGTCTGTGAGCGAGCAAGGAGAATAA
- a CDS encoding TetR/AcrR family transcriptional regulator has protein sequence MTQLSPKQQSILCAAIEEFAQKGLQATTMESISQSAEVSKRTLYKHYSTKDELFDAVVELLIERIKPITAIQFIPNYDFSVQLQHLAKSAMTLLNDEDYMRLSRIVMIESMRSFEQAQNLNEKFSHCEAAMIQWFEDAANSGCLGSFDADFSAAYFWGALKKLGYWERAIKWQAPLPEAELDILVEKAVALFCNGVTQHQ, from the coding sequence ATGACGCAACTTTCACCAAAACAGCAGTCAATTTTATGTGCAGCGATAGAAGAGTTCGCTCAAAAAGGCTTGCAGGCGACGACGATGGAGTCGATCAGTCAATCTGCGGAGGTATCTAAGCGCACGTTATACAAACATTACTCGACCAAAGACGAGCTCTTTGATGCCGTTGTTGAGCTGTTAATTGAGCGGATTAAGCCGATAACTGCTATACAATTTATCCCAAACTATGACTTTTCAGTGCAACTGCAGCACCTTGCGAAAAGTGCAATGACTTTGTTGAATGACGAGGATTACATGCGTTTGTCGCGCATTGTGATGATTGAATCAATGCGCAGTTTTGAGCAAGCACAGAACCTAAATGAGAAGTTTAGTCACTGTGAGGCCGCGATGATCCAATGGTTCGAAGATGCGGCGAATTCGGGGTGCCTTGGTAGTTTTGATGCGGATTTTTCCGCGGCGTACTTCTGGGGAGCGCTGAAAAAGCTAGGCTATTGGGAGCGCGCGATAAAATGGCAAGCTCCACTTCCAGAAGCAGAGCTTGATATCTTGGTTGAAAAGGCGGTAGCGCTATTTTGTAATGGCGTTACTCAACACCAATAA
- a CDS encoding ABC transporter ATP-binding protein: MYRVFERFTKPFPEQEVGQPPQGLLAFCRFYTKGMELPLVFMSLSAAVLAILEVTLFGFMGDLVDWLSTYTPQTLFEAKQTELIRMSVITLVALPLLVFFHSAILHQSLLGNYPMAIRWQAHRYLLKQSMTFYQDEFAGRIATKVMQTALAVRESVMKLLDVLVYILVYFTAMLALVASSDLRLMIPLIIWLGCYICFQFYFVPKLKRVSSEQADARSEMTGRIVDSYTNISTVKLFSYTKREEEYAKDSMDVFIQPVYKQMRLATSLNVSIQALNYLLVFSVAALSIYLWSFNAITAGAIAITVGLALRLNGMAQWIMWEISGLFENIGTVADGMNTLSRPLDIVDQQTAPQLDFKAGKIEFCNTTFAYKRKDAARQHNVIDNLNLLIKPGEKIGVVGRSGAGKSTLVNLLLRFYDTDGGSIEIDGQNIAKVQQESLRRHIAMVTQDTSLLHRSVRDNILYGRPDASEDELIAATKEAQAYDFIQDLEDSHGNTAFDAQVGERGVKLSGGQRQRIAIARVLLKNAPILILDEATSALDSEVEQAIQESLDALMEGKTVIAIAHRLSTIAQMDRLIVMDEGRIVEEGSHQSLLALGGIYAKLWSHQTGGFIGVE, from the coding sequence ATGTATCGAGTTTTTGAACGCTTTACCAAACCCTTTCCCGAGCAAGAAGTAGGTCAGCCACCACAAGGTCTGTTGGCTTTTTGTCGCTTCTATACTAAAGGAATGGAATTACCCTTAGTATTTATGTCGCTAAGTGCTGCGGTCCTCGCAATTTTAGAAGTAACATTGTTTGGCTTTATGGGTGATTTAGTTGACTGGCTCTCCACTTATACACCACAAACTCTATTTGAAGCCAAACAAACTGAGTTAATCAGAATGTCTGTGATCACGTTAGTGGCCTTGCCGCTATTGGTATTTTTCCACAGCGCCATTTTACATCAGAGTTTATTGGGCAACTACCCAATGGCTATTCGCTGGCAAGCCCACCGTTACTTGCTAAAACAATCTATGACATTTTATCAAGACGAGTTTGCTGGCCGCATTGCAACTAAAGTGATGCAAACCGCCCTAGCTGTGCGCGAGTCAGTCATGAAGCTACTCGATGTGCTGGTTTATATTTTAGTGTATTTCACCGCTATGCTCGCACTTGTTGCAAGCAGTGATTTACGTTTGATGATCCCACTGATTATTTGGCTTGGATGCTATATCTGTTTCCAATTCTATTTTGTTCCTAAATTAAAACGTGTTTCTAGCGAACAGGCTGATGCTCGCTCAGAAATGACGGGGAGGATCGTTGATAGCTATACCAATATTTCAACCGTAAAGCTTTTCTCTTATACCAAGCGAGAAGAGGAATATGCCAAAGACAGCATGGATGTATTTATTCAACCTGTATATAAGCAAATGCGCTTAGCTACAAGCTTAAACGTGAGTATTCAAGCCTTAAATTATCTGCTGGTCTTTTCCGTCGCGGCACTTTCCATCTATTTATGGTCTTTTAATGCCATAACCGCTGGCGCAATAGCAATTACGGTAGGCTTAGCTTTACGACTAAATGGTATGGCACAGTGGATAATGTGGGAAATTAGCGGTCTATTCGAAAATATTGGTACGGTTGCAGACGGCATGAACACGCTCTCTAGACCGCTTGATATTGTTGATCAACAAACAGCGCCACAGTTAGATTTTAAAGCCGGAAAAATCGAATTTTGTAACACTACCTTCGCTTATAAGCGTAAAGATGCAGCGAGACAACATAACGTCATCGACAATCTAAATCTACTTATCAAACCTGGTGAAAAAATTGGTGTGGTTGGCCGCTCTGGTGCGGGTAAATCGACCTTAGTGAACTTACTATTGAGATTCTATGATACTGATGGTGGCAGCATCGAAATTGATGGCCAAAATATCGCTAAGGTCCAACAAGAAAGTTTACGACGTCATATCGCCATGGTGACCCAAGATACTTCTTTGCTCCATCGCAGCGTTCGCGACAATATCCTTTATGGCCGCCCTGATGCATCTGAGGACGAGCTAATTGCAGCAACAAAGGAAGCACAGGCTTACGACTTTATCCAAGACTTAGAAGATAGTCATGGTAATACCGCCTTTGACGCACAAGTTGGTGAACGCGGTGTGAAACTATCAGGTGGTCAACGCCAACGTATCGCCATTGCTCGTGTCTTGTTAAAAAATGCGCCAATTTTAATTTTAGACGAAGCCACATCTGCTTTGGATTCAGAGGTTGAACAAGCGATCCAAGAGAGCTTAGATGCACTGATGGAAGGTAAAACCGTTATTGCGATTGCCCATAGATTATCTACGATCGCACAAATGGACAGACTAATCGTGATGGATGAAGGTCGGATAGTTGAAGAAGGAAGCCATCAATCCTTGCTAGCCTTAGGTGGTATTTACGCCAAGCTTTGGTCGCATCAAACCGGTGGATTTATTGGTGTTGAGTAA